GACTACACAAAGACTGAAGAATGATGCCACAAGCATAGCTATATTTGCCCCTCGAACAAGCTGACCAAGTATGAACTTCTAAGAAAAACAAGTAAAATACATGGAATCACTAATCTCATGTGTTGGCATGTACAGTAGTCACATTTTATGttaaaatatacattttcattATGGACATACGTTTACAGTATTTAGATTATTCACAACTAATTTTTGGACTTTCAAACAAAGACTTGTCAATTAAATCTTAAAAATATGTTTGTTTAAGGACTTACCAAAGCTTTAAAAGATACCCATTATCAAGGAAGCCTCAACGTTCAGCTCTTATCAGTGGCGGCAGAGGACACCAGTCGAAAGTACTTATATGCAAAGCTGGCCATCTACTCGTAGTGGCTGGGTCAGGGTACGACTGCATATTCGCCTCCTGTGATTTGTGtaagaggcggatgtgtagtacctgcGACGGCCGCTACAAGTAGACTGCCAGCTCCACAAGCAAGTTCTTCCGGCTGGCAGTCAATGCCACTGTTGACAGCTGATCGGTGGTGGTGCCGGACCccggctgatcagacattgatgacctatcctgaggataggtcaatgtaaaagtagtggacaacctccacTAAAAGCAGCTCTGTATCAATGCAAAAATCCATCTACTATATGTACTCCATTTAAAGGAAGTTATCCCACAAAATATATTTACAATAGCAATTTGCTTGATTGTTTTTATTAGTCCCATAGACTTTGACACTCCATCCAATCTCCTCACCACCAGTCGCGCAGTATGGAGAAACTGTTGTTGCAGGTGCCGGTAGAGGAGCACAAAGTAAACATATATTTATCACTTTTCCTATGGCCAGGTGATAAATGTGTTTCTTGGGATAAAACCTTCAACTGTAAATAGGACAAagggcctgattcattaagactggtgttgGGCACTCTTATTATGTGTGTGCTGAAGCAAATAGCACTCAATACATTAACAGGCTAATTCACAACTCATGTGCGCCTTTACCAAAAGAGTTACTGCAGTCAAGGAGTAGAGTAACATTTTGGAGCAAGATGTGCCACAACTTTTCATGAATTTGTTAGGCAGGCTTTGTCATGCCCCAGCTATTTTCACTTTGGTAGAACCCATGTGAAAATATCAGAAGACGTAAAATTTTTGACAAACTATGATGCACAAAAATTTTGCAACATCTGAAGGCATTTGGCCCATAGACTTTATAATGGGTGTTGTTCTAACTGCACATAAGCATGTTGTGGTAGTGgctatatatttattatattatttttacagCTACCAATATATAGGACGATTAGTTCTTGTTTTAGGGTGAATGCACTAATAAACATCATAAAATATGTAAAGTACACTTACTGTGTGAACAATGTGAACAGGTGTATGCGAGaatacctcatcatcatcctctccatATGACAGTGTTAGACATGCATAGACAATAATGATCACGGTGGTGAAACAAGAAAAAACTGCAGATGCAATAAGTGCATTCACCTATGGATTATAAAAATGGTAAGTCAATAATATGCAGAACAGGCAAACAAGGTCATTATAATAAACCGCACAATCTACTGAACTTCCAACAGATAATATGGTCTTACTAGAATAGGATTTTTCTTCTGGGATGAAAAtaaagccagtacaccaggaacagCCATGATCTAGAAACAGAAGTGGAGGAATTTACATTAGAGTACACATTTCTTTATGATCATTTTAGACATTTGTGAACCATCACAGCATTTTTCTTTGAAAGCAAGTTCATATGTCGGAAACAGCTAGCACGTGGACACAttgaaaacactttttttttttgctatgggaTTTCAATTAAAACATTTTGCACTGTGTTCCTTCTATAACCTCTCTGTTTCACTGAAGAACGAGTTAACTAAGAATCCAGTCAGATGGTTTTAAACTCGTCAGAACAATTTTCATCTTTCTTCTGAGCTTCTGTCTACTGATTTAGCTCACCTTTTCATGTGATCATAAACCAGAACAGAGCAGCTCAGAAGGAAAATATTTTTCCATGAGAAATGAGAACCAGTGACAATGCTTCAGAAAAGAGATTGGACTTGTCTTCATGGCGCAGGAGCAACCTGGAAGTTTAAAGTAGACAAATTTGGAAATTAAGAAAAATACCATTCCAGCCCATAGTGGGGCTCTCGTTTTCCCCAATGTAGATTCTTTACGAAAAGCTCCATCCATGAAGCCACAAACGACAGTCACACCAGCACATGCAATTTGAAGGATGCCTAGTACCACCATGCTCCGCTGGTTAAATATAAAATAACGATAACGATCCATGCCAAGATGTTCTTATGATGATGTTCAGAATTCTCTTTCTTTCTATAAAAGGAAGAGGATGATTAATTAGAAATCCTAcctacagaaaagaaaaaaaaaaaacaaatatgcaaAATGACTTCTGTGTAAAAATTATGCTAACCATTGAGAAGTCAGACtgcatgtaaggaaagtaacaggcACACATTAGAATAcattaccactagtgatgagcgcaagtgctcgtcaCTCGAGTTTGATTGGGTATGCACCGAGTATTGTGGGTGATCGAGTGAAATGTCCCCTTGGTCGTATGTTTTGCGGCcattagacagccacaaaacatgtagTTATTGCCAGTGTATGACAGGCAATCCCGACAGGTTTTGTGGCAATCTAACGAATGCAAAACACACGGGCGCAGGGACTCAAACAAGCCACTTGAGCACTGATGCTACTCTGTGCATATCCGAGAACCACTGGCAAAGTAACAAGCACTTGCGCTCGTCACCAATTACCACCCCTTTAAAACTAAACTGCACAGCCCTTAGACATCACATTGGATGCATGCAGCAAGACACCgcattgttatgatcaggtgaccttggagcagcatgaaaactttcagtggagtaggtggtaactatactgaccgcaaatcctgatcttaacaccgcaactagaagtagccgtggggtgtgcctaacaaatcctagacacctcgacacagccggaggactaaatacccctatagatggaaataggaattctaccttgcctcagagcagagccccaaaggataggcagcccccccacaaatattgactgtgagtagtagaggaaaagacacatgcaggcaggaaacaggttttagcaaaagaggccactctagctaaaataggaaaggataggacaggatactaagtggtcagtattaaaatccttccaaaaatatccacagcagaaaatacaagaaACTCCAccgcctaactaaaggtgtggagtgtatatctgcaactccagagaatccaacaagactgagaaaacactgacacagtctaagctggacaagagaaaacaaatgaatagcacagaatataagcacacagcttgtgtgccacagaaaaagaaacagacacttatctttgctgaattggcagctaagcaggagaagccagacaaagatccaacacttcccaagaaactgacaactggcaaggaccaatgagtcctgcaaacctaaataccccagtcagaattgcaatcagtaggtacacctgtccaagactgcagcccagggacaactgcattaccacctacaaccaccggagggagcccaaaagcagaattcacaacaccacatctGCAATTGCCCTTACTTTTCTGAGACCAGTACTGCTGACTTGCCTGcacagtcattaacccctttctgacattagacgtactatcccgtcgaggtggggtgggcccctatgactactgacgggatagtatgtcatatgcgatcggcagcgctcacagggggagcgctgccgattgcggccgggtgtcagctgcctattgcagctgaaatccggtactatgtgccaggagcggtcacggaccgcccccggcacattaacccccgacacaccgcggtaAAAGATGatagcgatgtgccggcggtacagggaagcatcgcgcagtgaggggggctccctgcgggctttcctgagcccccgcagcaatgtgatgtgatcgcgttgctgcgagggtcttacctccctccctgcctgctccagccccggatccaagatggccgcggatccgggtcctgcagggagggaggtggcttcacagagcctgctcagagcaggcactgtgaagcctgcagtgctgcatgtcagatcggtgatctgagagtgctgtgcacactgtcagatcatcgatctgtgatgtccccccctgggacaaaataaaaaagttaaaaaaaaaaaaaaaagttttccaaatgtgtaaaaaaaaatataaaaaaaatattcctaaataatgaaaaaaaaattattcccataaatacatttcttcatctaaataaaaaaaaaaaaataaaaaaaaataaaagtacacatatttagtatcgccgcatccgtaacgaccccacctataaaacgatatcactagttaaccccttcagtaaacaccgtaagaaaaaaaaaaacccgaggcaaaaaacgctttattatcataccgccgaacaaaaagtgaaataacacacgatcaaaaagacggatataaataaccatggtacagctgaaaatgtcatcttgtcccgcaaaaaacgagccgccatacagcattatcagcaaaaaaattaaaaagttatagtcctgagaataaaacgatgcaaaaataattattttttctgtaaaatagtttttattgtataaaagcgccaaaacgtaaaaaaattatataaatgaggtgtctctaatcgtactgacccgaagaataaaactgctttatcaattttaccaaatgtggaacggtataaacgcctcccccaaaagaaattcatgaatggctggtttttggtcattcttcctcacaaaaatcggaataaaaagcgatcaaaaaatgtcacgtgcccgaaaatgttaccaataaaaacgtcaactcatcccgcaaaaaacaagacctcacatgactgtggaccaaaacatggaaaaattatagctcaaaatgtggtaatgcaaaaaatattttttgcaataaaaagcgtctttcagtgtgtcaatcataaaaatccgctaaaaaacccgctataaaagtaaatcaaaccccccttcatcacccccttagttagggaaaaattaaaaaaatgtatttatttccattttcccattagggctggggtttagattacatttacagttgggaatagggttgggattagggttaccgttggaattagggttaggggtgtgtttggattagggtttcagttataattggggggtttccactgtttaggcacatcaggggctctccaaacgcgacatggcgtccgatctcaattccagccaattctgcgttgaaaaagtaaaacagtgctccttcccttccaagctctcccgtgtgcccaaacaggggtttaccccaacataaggggtatcagcgtactcaggacaaataggacaacaacgtttggggtccaatttctcctgttacccttgggaaaatacaaatctgggggctaaaaaataatttttgtggggaaaaaaaaaagattttattttcacggctctgcgttacaaactgtagtgaaacacttgggggttcaaagctctcacaacacatctagaggagttccttagggtgtctagtttccaaaatggtgtcacttgtggggggtttctactgtttaggtaccttaggggctctgcaaaaaacacaatgtgacacctgaagaccattccatctaagtctgcattccaaatggcgctccttcccttctgagccctcccatgtgcccaaacagtggttccccccacatattgtgtataatcgcacttaggacaaattgggcaacaaattttggggtccaatttctcctgttaccctcgggaaaatacaaaactgggggctaaaaaaaaataatttttgtgggaaaaattttttgttttatttttacggctctgcattataaacttctgtgaagcacttggtgggtcaaagtgctcaccacacctctagataagttccttaaggggtctactttccaaaatggtgtcacttgtggggggtttcaatgtttaggcacatcagtggctctccaaacgcaacatggtgtcccatctcgattccagtcaattttgcattgaaaagtctaacggcgctccttcgcttccgagctctgtcatgcgcccaaacagtggtttacccccacatatggggtatcggtgtactcaggacaaattgtacaacaacttttggggtccattttctcctgttacccttggtaaaaaaaaaaactaattggagctgaagtaaattttttgtgaaaaaaaaaaaaagttaaatgttcatttttatttacatagtgGATgcgttcctgaaacggaaagtacttgcaagcagcataatacaaagaatagcaggtttacccagaatcctttgcagtaggcggagctatgcaaatcatctctttccacccctgtctaatccacagcgcttggaatcgccaagcgtgcaatgctgcggattagtttctaaatttacacagccaaccaattcctacctgtggacacgtgtttcgggctttaggccctcatcagcacagggctggaattggttggctgt
This region of Ranitomeya imitator isolate aRanImi1 chromosome 1, aRanImi1.pri, whole genome shotgun sequence genomic DNA includes:
- the LOC138656751 gene encoding uncharacterized protein, whose product is MDRYRYFIFNQRSMVVLGILQIACAGVTVVCGFMDGAFRKESTLGKTRAPLWAGMIMAVPGVLALFSSQKKNPILVNALIASAVFSCFTTVIIIVYACLTLSYGEDDDEVFSHTPVHIVHTKFILGQLVRGANIAMLVASFFSLCVVLCIALMGCRSLPQCMCYDNITGMEWLHPNHEQPQTLELVCTFRGGDDRIFNAPVQFTESCTETEEEFSRPPSYVRLS